A window of the Verrucomicrobiota bacterium genome harbors these coding sequences:
- a CDS encoding ATP-binding cassette domain-containing protein yields the protein MPDDRDGAVVQTLELTKVFRDMWNRVKARAVNNLSFTVERGEVFGLLGPNGSGKTTTIKILLGLLFPTRGIARVLGRSPREVRV from the coding sequence ATGCCGGACGATCGCGATGGCGCCGTCGTTCAGACCCTCGAGCTGACGAAGGTCTTCCGCGACATGTGGAACCGCGTCAAGGCGCGCGCGGTGAACAACCTCTCGTTCACCGTCGAGCGCGGCGAGGTGTTCGGGCTGCTCGGCCCGAACGGGTCCGGCAAGACGACGACGATCAAGATCCTGCTCGGGCTGCTGTTTCCGACGCGCGGGATCGCGCGCGTGCTCGGCCGTTCGCCGCGCGAGGTGCGCGTCAA